The Brevinematales bacterium genomic interval GCGTTCGCTCTGAGCCAGAATCAAACCCTCCGTTATCAATGCTATTAGCTTGCTTTTTATGCTCGTTTACTGTACTTTTCAGTACGTCGCTTTCTCTTCCCACTCACCTTTGTACTATTATCGTGTAGTTTCCCCTCTTGCAATCTTTCCAGAGGGCAACTATAATTTTACTTTTTTTTACACGTTTTGTCAAGCCCTTGAGCGCGGTTTAATAAAATATTTTTCTTTCGACGCGATCTTCTTCTAGGGCAAAATGATTTATCGGCATTTATCCGATTTCAGTTGAGGCTTTTTTCCTATGATATGATATGTTTACCTTTCCGGCGCTTAAACAATCCATACATATCTTTATCTTCTTTTCCTTTCCGTCAATCATTGCGTTGATACTGCGAAGGTTGGGCACCCAACGAGTCCGGGTCTTTTTGTGCGAGTGCGAAACCGAGTTACCGGTTACAGGCCCCTTGCCGCAAAGGTCGCATTTTCTAGACATCTATGTCCTCCGAATTACTCTCATTTAAGCGTTAAGTAGTATAACACATCCCTAAAATATTCGCAAATATTCTGATATTTATTTTTTCTTTATTTCATCGCGGAATATTTTCAGCATCCTGTTCCCGCCCTTTCGAAACTCATTATCCACCCGAACATCGCGCGGTATTCCGCGGACAGCCGCTTTATATTCAAATGCCATATATATATTCTCAGTCGATTTATTTGACAATATAGTAGGCTGTTTTACCGCCAAACCCGTCATTTTCATACCCCTGGGGTCTCGGTTTCAGCGTGTTTTCATTCACAAAGGTTTGCATATTATCAACCCACATTCCGTTAATAATGACTTTCATTTGATTCTTTGAATCCGCGAAAAGTTCGATAACTCCTGTAAAAGAACCGTCTTCCTGTTTTTCCAGATTGTATTTCGGATTACTATTATCCCATTGAATATAATCGCAGGAAATATAGACCGTATCAGGAACAGGCTGGTCTTTCCCTGGCATAAAATAAAACATCACCTTCGGTAATGAGAGCGCGGCTTCGTACCTTTTTAGCGTATGCATCAGTACCTTTCCGCCGACCGGAACCGTACTGAATATGAAAACAATGAAAAGTATTCCGTATATTTTTCTCATTTACTCCCCCACTTCGAGCGCCGCATAGACTGTATCCCCGTTCGTAATATACCGCGTAGGCTGGGGCATGATTTTTCCCGCGACCTGCGCCATATCCTTCACCGGTACGCCGTTCAGGACATAAGTGTACTGATACGTCCCGGGCACGAGTTTGAGGGTGAGACGGTAGGAACCGTCGTCGGGATGAGCGAAAATATACCCTTCCGCCGACAACGCCCATTTATTCATATCCCCCGCGAACGCCACGCTATCGGGAGGAGTTTCCGCCCATGCGGGGTTATATACGAATTCGATATTCCCGCAGGAATAACTCACCTGTGTGAACTCGGCGATACCGTTACCCAACGGCACTGGGTTGTCTTTAACAGGCTTTTCGCCGCAGCCGCTTAATAATAGAAAAAAAACAAGCCAAACTTTCGATATTTTCATAAATAGGTCCTTTGTTAAAATTCTTCAATCCATAAAACAGCATCAGACTATTTCAATACAATCACAACACCGGGGCCGCCGAAACAATCTTTATAGAACGAATCAGGCAGCGGGGCAATTTTATTCGTAATCGTTTCCATTCCGCCGGTAATAGTTCCCGCATCATATTTTAGCCAGTTTCCGTTGATCATATACTGATAGACGTATTTTCCCGCCGGTAATTCCAATTCAATTTTATAATTACCGTTTTCCATTCGATAAAATTCATAATCGGGTAAACCTTCATTCCATTGGTTAAACGTCCCGGCAATATATACCGAGTCGACTTTCTCCCCGGGGTCGGGAATATATACAAACGTAATCTTCCCCGCCTTCAACGTGCCGTCGGGGTTATACTGGTTAAACGACTTAGGGTTATCCTTAATAGTCTTCGCTATCGACGCGCACCCTGTGATAAACAACACTATAAATATCAATTTATATTTCGGATATCGCGTGGTTGTACCCTCGTTTTACCTTATTAGCTAGTTTTATTCTACATAAATAATTACTTTTATATCATCCCAATCATGGTAGAATTCTTGGGGTTCCGGTATAAAATGTTCTTTATAATCTTCTTCAGATCCATAATAATGTATCCAATCATTATTAATAATATACATATACCTATACTTTCCGGGCGCAAGATCAATTTTTAGAATAAAATTCCCGTCCTCCGTTCGCTCGAATGCCTGCGTACTCCAATTATTAAAATCACCCCCGACGGAAACCGACTCGACTTTCTCTGTGGGTGATGGAATATACACAAACGTAATCTTCCCCGCCTTCAACGTGCCGTCCGGGTTATAGCTATTGAACGATTTCGGGTTATCCTTGATAGTCTTCGCTATCGACGCGCACCCGGGCAGTATAACAATAAAAAAGTATAATGACAATGATATGACTTTATTTATCAAACTAGGTTTCATGCCCCCTCCTCTGATAACAAAGAAAGCAGGGGCCGGAAGCCCCTGCTTTTAGATGATAAATTAAATTATTCGATTTCGAGAACCGCGTTCTTTCCGCCGTAACCGTCGTCAATGAAACGGGTAGGTTTCGGGGTGATAGCGTTCTCTTCGCACATCGCTTCCATACTCTGAGGCCACTGTCCATCGGGAACGAACTTATAGGGATAGCTGCCGGGATCCATTTCGAGAGTGAGGGTGAACGTACCGTCATCCTTCGCTTCGAACTCATAACTCGGGTCTCCAGGATTCCAACCGTTCAACTCACCCGCCCAGTTCAGTTTCTGGGGAGGTTCGGTATCAGGGCCGGGCTTAAATGTGAAAACAATTTCACCAGCCTTTAACGCCGCGCCTTCAGTTGCAGCCGCGCCGCCGGCATCTTTTCCACCCTTTTTACCGCCCTTTCCGGCAGCCTGACACGAAGTCAGAACCATACCTGCGGACAGCACCATAACAGCGGCTATCCATAAATACTTCTTCATGAGGGACCTCCATATGTTTTTATTTATGATAAAGGATTTTTATAAAAAATCAAGTCTTTTTATCAAATTTCTTCCACTTTCTTTCCTTTATCATCCCTGTTTCTATATTACTCTCAAAAACGGCGCAGGTAACGGTTTTTTATTAATCTTCGTGTATCTTCATCGGCAGACGCTTCCGTATCGCGGAGTAGGCTGTCGGCACCACAATCAACGTGAATATCGTGGATATCGTCAGACCGCCGAGGATCGATAACGCAAGCGGCGCGTACAATTCGCCGCCCTGCCCGAGCCCGATCGCCATCGGTATCAGCCCGAGCACGGTCGTCAGCGTCGTCATCATCACAGGCCGCAACCGCCGTTCTCCCGCCATACGCGCGGCTTCGTCTATCGATATACCCTTCGCGTTCAGCTGGTTCACGTAATCGATCAGCACGATCCCGTTATTGATAACGATACCTACCATCACCACTATACCCGCGGCGGAGGTAATATTGAGGGTCGACCCGCTGAGGAACAGGAATAACAGCGAACCCAGCGCCCCGAACGGTACGGCGAACATGATAACGAACGGCGCGATCAGCGATTCGAACTGCGAGGCCATAATCGCGTATACCAGGATGATCGCGAGCAGGAACGCAAGCCCGAGCTGGACAAACGAATCCTGCATATCCTTGAATGATCCGCCGTAGGTGATCGAGAACCCGGCGGGCAGGTAGACTTTATCCGCGATCGCCTTCTGTATCTCGGCGACCACCTGATCCACGGGACGCCCGTAAACGTCCGCCTTGATGATTACGTAACGGATCGCGTCCTTTCGTTTGATTAACGTAGGGCCGAATGTTTTCTCAAAATCCACCAGCGAGAGCAGAGGTACCAGTTTCCCGGTCGGGGACGGCACACTCAGGCTCATCACGTCGTCAAGCGAGAGGCGATCCTCGGGACGGAGCCTCACGACAATATCGATATCGGTTCCTTCTTTGGATTTAATCGTGGTGGCGACCTTTCCGGCGAAACCCGTCTTGATCGCGGCGGATATCGACATAGCGTTAAGGCCCACCTTAGACGCGAGGTCGCGGTCGATGGTAATCTGAAATTCCGGGAGACCGTTTTCTTTATCTATCATCGGCTCGCGAACTCCGGGGATTTTCGAGATAATAGCCAGAATCTGTCCCGCGAGCTTATCGGACATATCCATATCGTCGCCTTTCAGTTCTATCTGCACGGGGCTGCCGGATGACATGAAGCCGGACGACCCCTGAATACTGACATTTATTTTCGCGGGATAATTTTTCAGCTTCTGGCGGACCTTTTCGATGATATCTAAGATATTTACAGTTCGCTCGCCTACCGGCAGAAGATTGATGCGCATACTTGCTTTGTAATCCGACGCGCCTCTCAGCATACTGAAGATACCGCCGCCCTTGATTTGGGTCATTATTCTATCGAGGTCTTTCCCGATGACTTCCTGTATATCCTTCTCCATCTGCTTGGTTACCATATCCGTATATTCGGAACGGGTGCCCACCGGGAATGTCACCGATACGCTGAAACGTCCCTCGTCGACCTGCGGAAACCCTTCCTTACCGATCAGTATTCCGAATACCCCGAGCAGAACCAGTACTCCGAAGAAAGTCGGTATCAGCACCAGCTTCTTATGCTTCAACGCTAGGGCGAGAAAACGCCCGTAGATATGGTCGACCTTATCCAGGAATTTTCCCGTACCGCCGACGACAGGTTTGATCACCTTGATCCGCGACGTCAGCATCGGGATGACTGTAACAGAGATGACCAGCGACGATAATAAGGATATCGTTACCGTCAGGGAAAGGTCGCGGAATATCTGCGCTACAAGCCCCTCGACGAACACGATCGGTAAGAACACGGCGACAGTCGTAAAGGTCGATGCGGATATCGCGAGGAAAACTTCCTTCGCTCCGACAATACCTCCCTCATATCGCCCCATCCCCTTCCGCCGGTGGTGATAGATATTCTCCAGCACCACGATCGAACTGTCCACCATCATACCCACCCCCA includes:
- a CDS encoding efflux RND transporter permease subunit, which codes for MSIIDVSVKKPVTVSMAIVAVIILGIVSLSKLSIDFFPDIEIPTLAVVTTYTGAGPKEVEKSVTRLIENAVGGVNDINYIESTSMEGNSVVQVNFNWGANLESSSADIREKLDLINNALPDGAGKPIIFKFSTSMIPVMIFSLSGSDDLGYLYDLCDTQIRKKIEQVPGVASVDMSGGQKKEVHVDVYKNRLMAFGLNIDSIASILYLENQNVAGGYAYEGVYKYVLRTTGEFKSLDDIGNVIVTSKNGIPIKLRDVADIKWSYNPDTAIVRLNGKPALTLFIYKEAGMNTVQVADDVNAAVANLNNTLPADIKLTKMMDTSVDIRTSIGGVWSAGIQGGILALLVLFFYLWDFRSSLIIGVSIPLSIIATFILMLAFKVNLNIISLSGLMLGVGMMVDSSIVVLENIYHHRRKGMGRYEGGIVGAKEVFLAISASTFTTVAVFLPIVFVEGLVAQIFRDLSLTVTISLLSSLVISVTVIPMLTSRIKVIKPVVGGTGKFLDKVDHIYGRFLALALKHKKLVLIPTFFGVLVLLGVFGILIGKEGFPQVDEGRFSVSVTFPVGTRSEYTDMVTKQMEKDIQEVIGKDLDRIMTQIKGGGIFSMLRGASDYKASMRINLLPVGERTVNILDIIEKVRQKLKNYPAKINVSIQGSSGFMSSGSPVQIELKGDDMDMSDKLAGQILAIISKIPGVREPMIDKENGLPEFQITIDRDLASKVGLNAMSISAAIKTGFAGKVATTIKSKEGTDIDIVVRLRPEDRLSLDDVMSLSVPSPTGKLVPLLSLVDFEKTFGPTLIKRKDAIRYVIIKADVYGRPVDQVVAEIQKAIADKVYLPAGFSITYGGSFKDMQDSFVQLGLAFLLAIILVYAIMASQFESLIAPFVIMFAVPFGALGSLLFLFLSGSTLNITSAAGIVVMVGIVINNGIVLIDYVNQLNAKGISIDEAARMAGERRLRPVMMTTLTTVLGLIPMAIGLGQGGELYAPLALSILGGLTISTIFTLIVVPTAYSAIRKRLPMKIHED
- a CDS encoding 50S ribosomal protein L28, with amino-acid sequence MSRKCDLCGKGPVTGNSVSHSHKKTRTRWVPNLRSINAMIDGKEKKIKICMDCLSAGKVNISYHRKKASTEIG